A region from the Volucribacter amazonae genome encodes:
- a CDS encoding tyrosine-type recombinase/integrase, with amino-acid sequence MARRAIPLTNTQVAQAKPKEKDYRLFDGGGLSLLVKANGSKLWRFEYKKPVVNKNALIGLGAFPEVTLAQARRMREDFRALIAQGIDPQVKRQEDKIKKQLELVNTFQAVAEKWREKKRQEVAQLTIEKNYRRLEKHLFPFIGHCPLTEITPPLVVSTLQPIAQQGKLETLHRLIMMINEILDFAVNGGLIVGNPCSNIRKMFAKHSKTNNPAINHNELPEFLNALQNANIEPKTRYLIMWQLLTMVRPNEAVSAEWAEIDFIHKIWTIPAEKMKKTRHSLKHSHIVPLSPQAIRILEKMKSITGHMRYVFVSSLVNDKPMNKETANRVISRMGYKGRQTAHGLRRLASTYLNEMGEPRDYVDACLAHHIQGVSGVYNKATYFNQRVGIMNRWGEFIEQCQKRAVEY; translated from the coding sequence ATGGCAAGGCGAGCAATACCACTAACTAACACTCAAGTCGCACAAGCAAAACCCAAAGAGAAAGATTATCGCCTTTTTGATGGTGGTGGGTTATCCCTTTTAGTTAAGGCTAATGGATCTAAGTTGTGGCGATTTGAATATAAAAAGCCTGTTGTGAATAAAAATGCGTTGATTGGATTAGGGGCATTCCCTGAGGTTACTCTCGCCCAAGCTCGTAGAATGCGGGAAGATTTTAGGGCTTTGATTGCTCAAGGGATAGATCCACAAGTCAAACGGCAAGAAGATAAAATCAAAAAACAACTTGAGCTAGTCAATACATTTCAAGCCGTAGCTGAAAAATGGCGAGAGAAGAAACGGCAGGAAGTCGCACAATTGACCATAGAAAAGAATTATAGACGGCTTGAAAAGCATTTATTTCCCTTTATAGGGCATTGCCCACTTACAGAAATAACCCCGCCTTTAGTGGTTAGCACGTTGCAACCTATCGCCCAGCAAGGCAAATTAGAAACCTTACACCGCCTAATAATGATGATTAACGAAATCTTAGATTTTGCGGTAAATGGTGGCTTGATTGTGGGTAATCCTTGCTCAAATATTAGAAAGATGTTTGCTAAGCACAGTAAAACCAATAACCCAGCCATTAATCATAACGAACTGCCCGAATTTCTTAACGCCCTACAAAACGCCAATATTGAGCCTAAAACTCGCTATTTAATTATGTGGCAATTATTAACAATGGTTAGACCTAATGAGGCAGTTAGTGCGGAATGGGCGGAAATTGATTTCATTCATAAGATTTGGACAATTCCAGCGGAAAAGATGAAGAAAACACGCCATAGCCTTAAACATTCGCATATTGTTCCCCTTTCACCGCAAGCAATCCGAATTTTAGAGAAGATGAAAAGCATTACGGGGCATATGCGATATGTCTTTGTGAGTAGTTTAGTGAATGATAAGCCAATGAATAAAGAAACCGCTAACCGAGTAATTAGCCGTATGGGCTATAAAGGACGGCAAACCGCCCACGGTTTACGAAGATTAGCCAGCACTTACCTAAATGAAATGGGCGAGCCTAGGGATTATGTAGACGCTTGTTTAGCTCACCATATTCAAGGCGTGAGCGGAGTTTATAACAAAGCCACTTATTTTAATCAGAGAGTGGGCATTATGAATAGATGGGGCGAGTTTATTGAGCAATGTCAAAAACGAGCCGTAGAATATTAA
- a CDS encoding helix-turn-helix transcriptional regulator produces the protein MEQQTILLSKSKVIEITSLSYSTIWRMIKKDEFPKSVKVSMGRVAWRKSDIDKWIAERT, from the coding sequence ATGGAACAACAAACAATTTTATTAAGTAAGTCAAAAGTAATAGAAATAACAAGTTTGAGTTACTCAACTATTTGGCGTATGATAAAGAAAGATGAATTTCCTAAAAGCGTTAAAGTCTCAATGGGGCGAGTAGCTTGGCGTAAATCAGACATTGATAAATGGATAGCTGAGCGAACTTAA
- the hemA gene encoding glutamyl-tRNA reductase, translated as MTILVLGVNHKTATVSLREKVAFSEQKRILALQQLQRNGLAEHAVILSTCNRTEIYLHNKKIPPEESEIWQQHCLYWFALIHQIDFNALEKHSYYYQNMQAVQHIMRVACGLDSLILGEPQILGQVKQAYQYSEDFYQTQQQNISSELSRLFQKTFATAKRVRTETEIGSSVVSVAYSACNLARQIFDSFHHLNILLVGAGETIELVARHLLQHGAKNLTIANRTLARAETLVAKLAQPNINLLTLTELQQGLDIADIVISSTGSEQILITQNMVKQAQQRRKNKPMLIVDIAVPRDVDERVSDIHTVYYYSVDDLQSIIQRNLDTRKKASYQAEQIISQECQDFFDWLKVHQFSGLIQHYRQDAEQSRQQLLEKALQGLQQGQNPEVLLQELSYKLTNRLLHIPTQAMQSMVRKGNATGLQAFSGALGIEQLEHYTKAD; from the coding sequence ATGACAATTCTAGTGCTTGGTGTGAACCATAAGACTGCCACAGTTTCGCTACGAGAAAAAGTTGCGTTTTCTGAGCAAAAACGAATTTTAGCATTGCAACAATTACAGCGTAATGGCTTAGCTGAACACGCCGTGATTTTGTCTACTTGTAATAGGACGGAAATCTATTTACATAATAAAAAAATTCCCCCAGAAGAAAGCGAAATTTGGCAACAACATTGTCTATATTGGTTTGCTTTAATCCATCAAATTGATTTTAACGCCTTAGAAAAACACAGTTATTATTACCAAAATATGCAAGCTGTACAGCATATTATGCGAGTTGCTTGTGGATTAGATTCCTTAATTTTAGGTGAACCTCAAATTTTGGGGCAGGTTAAACAAGCCTATCAATATAGTGAGGATTTTTATCAAACTCAACAGCAAAATATCTCTAGTGAACTTTCTCGCTTATTTCAAAAAACCTTTGCTACGGCGAAACGTGTGCGTACTGAAACGGAAATCGGCAGTTCAGTGGTTTCTGTTGCTTATTCAGCTTGTAATTTAGCAAGGCAAATTTTTGATTCTTTTCATCATCTTAATATTTTGTTAGTCGGGGCAGGGGAGACTATTGAGTTAGTGGCTCGTCATTTATTACAACATGGTGCAAAAAATTTAACCATAGCCAACCGCACTTTAGCGAGAGCAGAAACCCTTGTGGCAAAATTAGCTCAACCTAACATAAATCTTCTTACTCTAACAGAGTTGCAACAAGGACTTGATATTGCTGATATTGTTATTAGTTCAACGGGCAGTGAACAAATCTTGATTACACAAAATATGGTAAAACAAGCTCAACAAAGACGGAAAAATAAACCTATGTTAATTGTTGATATTGCTGTTCCTCGAGATGTTGATGAAAGGGTAAGCGATATACATACCGTTTATTATTATAGCGTTGATGATTTACAAAGTATTATTCAACGCAATTTAGATACAAGAAAAAAGGCTTCATATCAAGCAGAACAAATTATTAGCCAAGAATGTCAGGATTTTTTTGATTGGTTAAAAGTGCATCAGTTTTCAGGCTTAATTCAACATTACCGTCAAGATGCAGAACAAAGCCGACAACAATTATTAGAAAAAGCATTACAAGGATTACAGCAAGGGCAAAATCCAGAGGTGTTGCTGCAAGAATTAAGTTATAAATTAACTAATCGGTTATTGCATATTCCTACACAAGCGATGCAAAGCATGGTACGAAAAGGCAATGCTACAGGATTACAAGCCTTTTCTGGTGCTTTAGGTATAGAACAACTTGAACATTATACGAAAGCAGATTAA
- a CDS encoding Bcr/CflA family multidrug efflux MFS transporter, translating into MNQHTSAQQQASFMFILVLGILAMLPPLAIDMYLPSFLDIAQDLQVSPERVQNTLALFTLGFALGQLLWGPIADSFGRKPAILIGTFVSASIALILTQVASIEHFLGLRFVQGLFASAPAVILGALLRDLFSKNYFSKMMSLIMLISMLAPLLAPFIGGYIAKFFHWHTVFYVLAFMGFLSCLLVLIRIPETLPPEKRVVFNLGGIVRNFRSLVQVKAVVGYVLCGAFSFAGMFCFLTSGSIVYIDIYGIASEHFGYFFIMNMSMMIIFTSINSRMVMKVGAEKMLRFGLSVQFIAGTWLFLVAIFDLGFWAMALGIACYIGMLSTIGSNAMASILEQFPQYAGTANSLVGTIRFGTGALVGFLLSLLPIYSAMPMLLFMFFCVLIGVTSYYFLTYRSINKANNRDL; encoded by the coding sequence ATGAATCAGCATACTTCTGCACAACAGCAGGCAAGTTTTATGTTTATTTTGGTATTGGGAATTTTGGCAATGTTGCCCCCTTTAGCCATTGATATGTATTTGCCCTCTTTTTTAGATATAGCACAAGATTTACAGGTCAGCCCTGAGCGTGTACAAAATACGTTAGCATTATTTACCCTCGGTTTTGCCCTTGGGCAGCTTTTATGGGGACCGATTGCGGATAGTTTTGGACGTAAGCCCGCCATTTTAATTGGGACTTTTGTTTCTGCCAGTATTGCCTTAATCTTAACGCAAGTTGCCAGTATTGAGCATTTTCTCGGTTTACGCTTTGTGCAAGGTTTATTTGCCTCAGCCCCTGCAGTGATATTAGGGGCATTATTGCGGGATTTATTTAGCAAAAACTATTTTTCTAAAATGATGTCGTTAATTATGCTCATTTCAATGTTAGCCCCCTTATTAGCCCCTTTTATTGGCGGTTATATTGCTAAATTTTTTCATTGGCATACGGTATTTTATGTTTTAGCTTTTATGGGCTTTTTGTCTTGTTTATTGGTGCTGATTCGTATTCCTGAAACGTTGCCACCCGAGAAACGAGTTGTATTTAATCTTGGGGGTATTGTGCGTAACTTTCGTTCATTAGTTCAAGTCAAAGCTGTGGTAGGTTATGTGCTTTGTGGGGCGTTTTCTTTTGCGGGAATGTTTTGTTTTCTTACTTCTGGCTCAATTGTTTATATTGATATTTATGGTATTGCCTCTGAACATTTTGGTTATTTTTTCATTATGAATATGTCAATGATGATTATATTTACCTCAATTAATAGCCGTATGGTAATGAAGGTCGGGGCAGAAAAAATGTTACGCTTTGGTTTATCAGTACAATTTATCGCAGGTACTTGGTTATTTCTTGTAGCAATATTTGATCTTGGGTTTTGGGCAATGGCATTAGGGATTGCTTGCTATATTGGTATGTTATCTACCATTGGCTCCAATGCCATGGCATCAATTTTAGAGCAATTTCCGCAATATGCAGGCACAGCCAATTCCTTGGTTGGCACTATCCGTTTTGGCACAGGGGCATTGGTCGGCTTTTTACTATCTTTATTGCCAATTTATAGCGCAATGCCGATGTTATTGTTTATGTTCTTTTGTGTGTTAATTGGTGTAACGAGTTATTACTTTCTAACCTATCGCAGTATTAACAAGGCAAATAACCGAGATTTATGA
- a CDS encoding helix-turn-helix transcriptional regulator, whose amino-acid sequence MKVITSKEFQQRLGIKQTAFYSWQNPNHPQYKPTFPKPFPLGGRLNGYREDEVNQFINELSSSRKR is encoded by the coding sequence ATGAAAGTTATCACGTCTAAAGAATTTCAACAACGATTAGGTATTAAACAAACCGCCTTTTACAGTTGGCAGAATCCAAATCACCCACAGTATAAACCGACATTCCCTAAGCCATTTCCCCTAGGCGGAAGACTTAACGGCTATCGGGAAGATGAAGTTAATCAGTTTATTAATGAATTATCTAGTAGCCGAAAACGCTAA
- the mnmC gene encoding bifunctional tRNA (5-methylaminomethyl-2-thiouridine)(34)-methyltransferase MnmD/FAD-dependent 5-carboxymethylaminomethyl-2-thiouridine(34) oxidoreductase MnmC, which translates to MRKIQFANIYFNQQNTPVAHQFDDVYFSNQDGLAESRYVFQQGNQLWQRWLTSTQAHFTIAETGFGTGLNFLATIQLFRQFRQQYPQSPLRRLCFISFEKYPLSLADLRQAQQQYQEFALLCDELQQKWLSPIEGCYRFQFDETSLDLWFGDIADNLPQLGDYMNNKIDAWFLDGFSPAKNPEMWNDQLYQHMYRLTKPNGTFATFTAASHVRKGLLQAGFEVAKAKGFGKKREMLVGKKSQNHTALPLTTPWQLPQSAVNSDKVFDIAIVGGGVAAAFTALSLWQRGAKITLYCQDPQPALNASGNKQGAYYPQLSDDDERNIRFYLHAFAYCQQQLAWLQQHIDFAQQNCGVILCAYQENVAKKLAKIAQLDLPKDIYQALSASQLSEIAGLPLPCHGGFIPQGGWLAPRQLVQNLWHYLQQQGVSIKTQQNITALHHHAHDWHLQNEQGECFQHRIVILANGHNINQFSQTQALPTYPVRGQVSHIASSPNLAKLKSVICYDGYLTPQDPQDQQHCLGASHIRDCADRQFSLQEQQQNQQKIQQNLADASWVKDIDTSSNQARIGVRCAVRDRLPMMGNVPNFAQQTTDYANLYNLRRRQQPIKSAVNFDNLFLLGALGSRGLTSAPLLAETLASLIYAEPLPLSNDIINALNPNRSWIRKLLKGSKVEK; encoded by the coding sequence ATGCGTAAAATTCAATTCGCCAACATTTATTTTAATCAACAAAATACTCCAGTGGCTCATCAATTTGATGACGTTTATTTTTCTAATCAAGACGGTCTTGCCGAAAGTCGCTATGTTTTTCAACAAGGTAATCAACTTTGGCAACGTTGGCTAACTAGCACACAAGCCCATTTTACTATTGCAGAAACAGGATTTGGCACAGGTTTAAACTTTCTCGCCACAATCCAATTATTTCGTCAATTTCGCCAACAATACCCTCAATCCCCATTACGCCGTTTATGCTTTATTTCCTTTGAAAAATATCCCTTATCCTTGGCTGATTTACGCCAAGCACAACAACAATACCAAGAATTTGCCCTGTTATGTGATGAATTGCAACAAAAATGGCTCTCCCCTATTGAAGGTTGCTACCGTTTTCAGTTTGACGAAACCTCGCTAGATTTATGGTTTGGCGATATTGCTGATAACCTACCGCAATTAGGCGATTATATGAATAATAAGATTGATGCTTGGTTTTTAGATGGTTTTTCGCCTGCCAAAAATCCAGAAATGTGGAATGATCAACTTTATCAACACATGTACCGTTTAACCAAACCCAACGGCACTTTTGCCACCTTTACCGCAGCCAGTCATGTGCGTAAAGGCTTATTACAAGCAGGTTTTGAAGTTGCTAAAGCCAAAGGTTTTGGCAAAAAACGGGAAATGTTGGTGGGAAAAAAATCACAAAATCACACCGCACTTCCCCTAACAACCCCTTGGCAACTTCCTCAAAGTGCGGTTAATTCTGACAAAGTTTTTGATATTGCCATTGTGGGCGGGGGCGTAGCTGCTGCTTTTACCGCATTGTCTCTTTGGCAACGTGGAGCAAAAATCACCCTTTATTGTCAAGATCCCCAACCCGCTCTCAATGCCTCAGGCAATAAACAAGGCGCATATTATCCTCAATTAAGCGATGATGATGAACGCAATATCCGCTTTTACTTACACGCCTTTGCTTATTGCCAACAACAATTAGCTTGGTTACAACAACACATTGATTTTGCTCAACAAAATTGTGGCGTAATCCTCTGTGCTTACCAGGAAAATGTGGCAAAAAAATTAGCCAAAATTGCTCAACTTGACTTACCTAAAGATATTTACCAAGCCCTCTCCGCCTCACAACTTAGCGAAATCGCAGGCTTACCCCTTCCTTGCCATGGCGGTTTTATCCCACAAGGTGGTTGGCTTGCTCCACGTCAACTAGTCCAAAATTTATGGCACTATCTACAACAACAAGGGGTTAGCATAAAAACACAACAAAATATTACCGCACTTCATCATCATGCCCATGATTGGCATTTACAAAATGAGCAAGGAGAATGCTTTCAACATCGCATTGTCATTCTCGCCAATGGACATAACATTAACCAATTTAGCCAAACTCAAGCCTTACCTACCTATCCCGTACGTGGGCAAGTGAGCCATATCGCCAGCTCGCCAAACTTGGCAAAACTAAAAAGCGTTATTTGCTATGACGGCTACCTCACACCACAAGATCCCCAAGATCAACAACATTGCCTTGGTGCAAGCCATATTAGGGATTGTGCTGATAGACAATTTAGCTTGCAAGAACAACAACAAAATCAACAAAAAATTCAACAAAATCTGGCTGATGCATCTTGGGTCAAAGATATTGATACCAGCAGCAACCAAGCGAGAATTGGGGTACGTTGTGCGGTACGAGATCGACTTCCTATGATGGGTAATGTCCCAAATTTTGCGCAACAAACAACCGATTACGCCAATCTATATAACCTACGCCGCCGCCAACAGCCCATAAAAAGTGCGGTTAATTTTGACAATCTTTTTTTACTCGGTGCATTAGGCTCACGAGGCTTAACCTCCGCCCCATTACTCGCCGAAACCCTCGCCTCGCTCATCTATGCTGAACCTCTTCCACTTAGCAATGACATTATCAATGCCTTAAACCCAAATCGTAGTTGGATAAGAAAATTGTTGAAGGGGAGTAAGGTAGAGAAATAG
- the fabB gene encoding beta-ketoacyl-ACP synthase I: MKRAVITGFGVISSIGNNKQEVLASLKAGKSGIEVVPEFVEMGMRSHVAGTLKITPSEHIDRKIYRFMGDAAAYAYLSMKEAIEDAGLTEEQVSNDRTGLVIGAGTGSAHNQLVACDAVRGPRGVKAVGPYAVTKTMASSVSACLATPYKIRGVNYSISSACATSAHCIGHALELIQLGKQDIVFAGGAEELSWECATEFDAMGAVSTKYNDTPEKASRAYDANRDGFVIAGGGAVVVVEELEHALARGAKIYAEIVGYGATSDGYDMVAPSGEGAERCMQQAMETVDTPIDYINVHGTSTPVGDVKELGAIKAVFGENIPAISSTKSMTGHSLGAAGAHEAIYTLLMLENDFIAPSINIETLDEQAQGCNIITETKENAGLHTVMSNSFGFGGTNATLVFRRYQK, encoded by the coding sequence ATGAAAAGAGCAGTGATTACAGGTTTTGGTGTCATTTCAAGTATTGGTAATAATAAACAAGAAGTATTGGCATCATTAAAAGCAGGTAAATCGGGGATTGAGGTTGTCCCTGAGTTTGTGGAAATGGGAATGCGTAGCCATGTGGCGGGAACATTGAAAATTACCCCAAGTGAACATATTGATCGCAAAATTTATCGCTTTATGGGCGATGCCGCAGCCTATGCTTACCTTTCTATGAAAGAGGCGATTGAAGATGCAGGCTTGACGGAAGAACAGGTATCCAATGATCGTACAGGCTTAGTGATTGGTGCAGGAACAGGTTCAGCCCATAATCAATTAGTGGCTTGCGATGCAGTGCGTGGTCCGAGAGGGGTAAAAGCGGTTGGGCCTTATGCGGTAACCAAAACCATGGCATCAAGTGTTTCAGCTTGTTTAGCCACGCCTTATAAAATTCGTGGGGTGAATTATAGTATTAGTTCGGCTTGTGCCACTTCAGCCCATTGTATTGGACACGCTTTAGAGCTTATTCAATTAGGCAAGCAAGACATTGTCTTTGCAGGAGGGGCGGAAGAGCTTTCTTGGGAATGTGCCACAGAATTTGATGCCATGGGAGCAGTATCCACCAAATATAATGATACCCCAGAAAAAGCCTCGAGAGCTTATGATGCCAATCGTGATGGTTTTGTGATCGCTGGTGGCGGTGCTGTGGTGGTTGTGGAAGAATTGGAACACGCTCTGGCTCGTGGTGCGAAAATTTATGCCGAGATTGTGGGCTATGGCGCAACTTCAGATGGTTATGATATGGTTGCACCAAGTGGCGAAGGGGCAGAGCGTTGTATGCAACAAGCCATGGAAACGGTGGATACACCGATTGATTATATTAATGTACATGGCACGTCAACCCCAGTGGGCGATGTAAAAGAATTAGGTGCAATTAAAGCGGTCTTTGGCGAAAATATCCCTGCCATTTCTTCTACAAAATCAATGACAGGTCATTCTTTAGGGGCTGCCGGTGCTCACGAGGCGATTTATACCTTATTAATGCTAGAAAATGATTTTATTGCACCAAGCATTAATATTGAAACCCTAGATGAACAAGCACAAGGTTGTAATATCATCACAGAAACTAAAGAAAATGCAGGCTTACATACGGTAATGTCAAATAGCTTTGGTTTTGGCGGGACAAACGCTACGTTAGTGTTTAGACGTTATCAGAAATAA
- a CDS encoding class I SAM-dependent methyltransferase yields MKWQAKSNTTFRLPTCWQEIQQGEQYRKLLEQYFADWFPKILGYHILYIGGLSAEIHYELPLRNQMVICPEIPPNLTALYANRPDHTLINAKITELPLIEKQVDACLLINSLNFCQDPHQLLREVNRVLTDDGYLFLSLFNLCSPLLFKQHLNTKQHQALPFRQFIDWRILDWLALLHFDILDYQRLTTPPLPSCFSPLSVIVAQKRTYPIPFTPQKVRFKNQQVFNVAEICRCGEI; encoded by the coding sequence ATGAAATGGCAAGCTAAATCTAACACAACCTTTCGCTTACCTACCTGTTGGCAAGAAATCCAACAAGGCGAACAATATCGTAAATTGCTTGAACAATACTTTGCAGACTGGTTTCCTAAAATTTTAGGCTACCATATTCTCTATATCGGTGGATTAAGTGCCGAAATCCATTATGAATTACCTCTGCGTAACCAAATGGTCATTTGCCCAGAAATTCCCCCAAATCTCACCGCACTTTACGCCAATAGACCCGATCATACACTGATTAATGCCAAAATAACAGAGTTACCCTTAATAGAAAAACAGGTTGATGCTTGTCTATTAATCAATAGTCTGAACTTTTGTCAAGATCCCCATCAATTACTACGTGAAGTCAATCGGGTATTAACCGATGACGGCTATTTATTTCTCTCATTGTTTAATCTATGTAGTCCCCTTTTATTTAAGCAACATCTCAACACAAAACAACACCAAGCCCTCCCTTTTCGTCAATTTATCGATTGGCGTATTTTAGACTGGCTTGCTTTATTACATTTTGATATTTTAGATTATCAACGTTTAACCACCCCACCACTTCCCAGCTGTTTCTCGCCATTAAGCGTCATCGTGGCACAAAAACGAACCTACCCCATACCTTTCACACCACAAAAAGTGCGGTTTAAAAACCAACAAGTTTTTAATGTGGCGGAAATTTGTCGGTGTGGTGAAATTTAG
- a CDS encoding glycosyltransferase family 4 protein translates to MSFSLTCLKFKQGGGVERYILDLVDGFHQLGVKTKFYSTSFDKTLKEYQWIDPQKINLSWCPKKLRLPLFARAIQKQKAENEIVISIQQVRKSDILICGGQHKGYLRALNKTPTLLEKLKISNEQKAYEECQLIIAHSQLMKNELVELYNIPEQKIKVIYPPANTKKFHTISKEVRSNLRKKFGFSPQEIIYVFPSTGHSRKGFDLLKSYFEQTNLPIKLIVAGTQVTESKNIRSLGFCSNMPELYQAADYTIMASKYEPFGLVGVESILCGTPIIFSENMACTEVFQNNFGYTFNRKNRSTLDLAIKSSIKHIARIEQPLKALNYDPSLMTHIQALQNIIEKLS, encoded by the coding sequence ATGTCTTTTTCTCTAACGTGCCTAAAGTTTAAACAAGGTGGTGGTGTTGAACGTTATATTTTAGACTTGGTCGATGGATTTCATCAGCTTGGAGTAAAAACAAAATTCTATTCAACATCATTTGATAAAACATTAAAAGAGTATCAATGGATTGATCCTCAAAAAATTAATTTATCTTGGTGTCCAAAGAAACTTCGCCTACCTCTTTTTGCTCGAGCAATACAAAAACAAAAAGCAGAAAATGAAATTGTTATTTCCATTCAACAGGTAAGGAAATCTGATATTCTTATTTGTGGCGGGCAACACAAAGGTTATTTACGCGCCCTTAATAAAACACCAACATTACTAGAAAAACTAAAAATCTCTAATGAGCAAAAAGCCTATGAAGAATGCCAATTAATTATTGCCCATTCTCAATTAATGAAAAATGAATTAGTTGAGCTTTATAATATTCCTGAACAGAAAATTAAGGTCATTTATCCCCCAGCTAATACAAAAAAGTTTCATACTATTAGTAAAGAAGTGCGGTCAAATTTAAGAAAAAAATTTGGTTTTTCTCCTCAAGAAATCATTTATGTATTTCCCTCTACGGGACATTCTCGCAAAGGATTTGATTTACTCAAAAGCTATTTTGAGCAAACAAATTTACCTATTAAATTAATTGTTGCGGGCACACAAGTTACAGAAAGCAAAAACATTCGTTCCCTCGGATTTTGTAGTAATATGCCAGAGTTATATCAGGCAGCCGATTATACTATTATGGCTTCTAAATACGAGCCTTTTGGCTTAGTAGGTGTTGAATCTATTCTCTGTGGAACACCAATTATTTTTTCTGAAAATATGGCTTGTACAGAAGTCTTTCAAAATAACTTTGGTTATACTTTTAACCGAAAAAATAGATCTACTCTTGATTTGGCAATAAAATCATCAATAAAACATATTGCTCGAATAGAACAACCTCTAAAAGCATTAAATTACGATCCAAGCTTAATGACACATATTCAAGCACTACAAAATATTATTGAGAAGTTATCATAA
- the gloB gene encoding hydroxyacylglutathione hydrolase translates to MLVALPVLNDNYIWLYGRENLPVIVIDPAESRPVIDYLQQHHLALEAILLTHNHDDHVAGVKDLRQQYPQVEVYGPSETAEYVSTVINEGIFHTVHYQIEVIPSGGHTANHVSFLLDGHLFCGDTLFSAGCGRVFTGDYAQMFASLQRLNQLPVETVVCPAHEYTLSNLKFAYHVAQDQMHKSAVQNQKILVEKWRAEGKPSLPTSLKLEREINPFLQAKNLTEFIQLRQAKDNF, encoded by the coding sequence ATGTTAGTTGCACTACCAGTTCTTAATGATAACTATATTTGGTTGTATGGGCGAGAAAATTTACCTGTTATTGTGATCGATCCCGCAGAATCTCGTCCTGTTATTGATTATTTGCAGCAACATCACCTTGCTCTGGAGGCGATTTTGCTAACCCATAATCATGATGATCATGTGGCAGGAGTAAAAGATTTGCGTCAGCAATATCCACAAGTGGAGGTGTATGGGCCGAGTGAAACGGCAGAATATGTTTCAACGGTAATTAATGAAGGTATTTTTCATACGGTACATTATCAGATTGAGGTCATTCCCAGTGGTGGGCATACGGCGAACCATGTGAGCTTTTTGCTTGATGGGCATTTATTTTGTGGCGATACGCTGTTTTCCGCTGGTTGTGGGCGAGTGTTTACTGGCGATTATGCACAAATGTTTGCCTCGTTACAACGCTTAAACCAATTACCTGTAGAAACTGTTGTTTGCCCTGCTCATGAATATACTTTGTCCAATCTTAAGTTTGCTTATCATGTGGCTCAGGATCAAATGCATAAAAGTGCGGTGCAAAATCAGAAAATTTTGGTGGAGAAATGGCGAGCTGAGGGAAAACCAAGTTTGCCTACCAGTTTAAAATTAGAGCGAGAGATTAATCCCTTTCTACAAGCTAAAAATTTGACCGAATTTATTCAATTACGCCAAGCAAAAGATAATTTTTAA